Part of the Leptospira kanakyensis genome, CTAGTTCGTTATGCGAAATCTCTTAGAAAATTCTTTTTAACAAAAATAACTCAAAAAAAGGAAATTTTTAATCTTTACACTGAGTTCACAAAGTTAAACAGTTCTGGTAGATGAAAAGTCGAGTTTATATTGAAACTTCAGTAATAAGCTACTATACAGCCAAACTTTCTAAAGATATTCGCACTTTATCACGTCAAGAAACCACAATTGACTGGTGGGAAGATGAAATGAGCAAATTTGACTGCTTTATTTCTCTTGCCGTTATTGAAGAAATTTCAAAGGGAAACCAACTCGAAGCTGAAAAAAGATTAAAAGCATCCGAAAATTTGCCAATTTTAGCAGAAAAAGTCGAAATTATGACTCTTGCTGACAAATATTTTTCAAAATTAAACATTCCAGAAAAATCTAAATATGATACCATTCATATCGCGTATGCGTCATTTTATGAAGTTGAGTATCTTTTAAGTTGGAATATGAAACACATTTCTAACCCTAGAACTCAAAGTGCATTAATTGATTTGAA contains:
- a CDS encoding type II toxin-antitoxin system VapC family toxin; this translates as MKSRVYIETSVISYYTAKLSKDIRTLSRQETTIDWWEDEMSKFDCFISLAVIEEISKGNQLEAEKRLKASENLPILAEKVEIMTLADKYFSKLNIPEKSKYDTIHIAYASFYEVEYLLSWNMKHISNPRTQSALIDLNLELNLKTPLLITPEALMEIS